A genome region from Cucumis sativus cultivar 9930 chromosome 4, Cucumber_9930_V3, whole genome shotgun sequence includes the following:
- the LOC101210637 gene encoding BTB/POZ domain-containing protein NPY2 has product MKFMKLGSKPDCFQTDGTNVRYVVSELATDITVIVGDVKFYLHKFPLLSKSAHLQQLVTAGTGEHNDEVYIPEIPGGSAAFEICAKFCYGMTVTLNAYNVVAARCAAEYLGMHETIEKGNLTYKIDVFLSSSIFRSWKDSIIVLQSTKSLMPLSEELKLVSNCLESIAVKASADISKVDWSYTYNRKKLPEENGNNPNWNGVRNRSVPKDWWVEDLCELEIDVYKRVIVSIKNKGVVPNDVIGEALKAYAYRYLPGFSKGVLQCGDPLKYQSAVSTIVWLLPAEKGSVSSSFLSKLLKASIFLAFGDETKDELVRRMGQQLEEASVSDLLIRSPEGEAMTYDVNAVQKMVEVFLLQDHNSEIESLEEGNEIQEPRGPGILSDATKLMVAKLIDGYLAEVAKDPNLPSVKFIDLAEMVSGITRPSHDGLYRAIDMYLKEHPGIGKSDKKRICKLIDCKKLSADACIHAVQNERLPLRMVVQVLFFEQVRASASSGSSTPDLPKAIKDLTSGSHSSSRSATTNPEEDWDAVAMAEELKALKGELASLRLANGRGSSERNGDGKNGIDKAALSKMKGLLKSKKLFTKLWSSKGGGYGENSGSDSSESLGSANQEEAKSTPSRNRRHSVS; this is encoded by the exons ATGAAGTTCATGAAACTTGGATCAAAACCTGATTGTTTTCAAACTGATGGGACCAATGTTAG GTATGTTGTCAGTGAATTAGCTACGGACATCACTGTTATCGTTGGGGATGTCAAGTTTTACCTCCACAAG TTTCCCCTTCTGTCAAAGAGTGCTCACTTGCAGCAGTTGGTCACTGCGGGCACTGGGGAGCACAATGATGAAGTATACATTCCAGAGATCCCAGGCGGTTCTGCGGCATTTGAGATATGTGCCAAATTCTGTTACGGCATGACTGTTACTCTTAATGCTTATAATGTAGTTGCAGCTCGTTGTGCTGCTGAATACCTAGGAATGCACGAGACAATAGAAAAGGGAAACCTAACCtacaaaattgatgttttCCTTAGTTCGAGTATCTTTCGTAGCTGGAAGGATTCAATCATTGTTCTTCAGTCTACAAAGTCACTAATGCCATTATCTGAGGAACTGAAATTGGTTAGCAATTGCTTAGAATCTATTGCTGTGAAGGCCTCTGCTGATATTTCTAAAGTTGACTGGTCTTACACATATAACCGTAAGAAACTACCCGAGGAAAATGGGAACAATCCCAACTGGAATGGTGTCAGGAATCGTAGTGTGCCAAAGGACTGGTGGGTTGAGGATCTTTGTGAGCTAGAAATTGATGTATATAAGCGTGTTATAGTGagtataaaaaacaaaggagtAGTCCCTAACGATGTGATTGGAGAAGCCTTAAAGGCTTATGCTTACCGCTATCTTCCAGGCTTTAGCAAAGGTGTGCTTCAATGTGGGGATCCGCTGAAGTATCAGTCGGCAGTGTCCACAATCGTCTGGCTGTTACCTGCTGAGAAAGGCAGTGTTTCCAGTAGTTTCTTGTCCAAATTGCTGAAAGCTTCCATTTTCCTAGCTTTTGGAGATGAGACCAAAGACGAGCTCGTTCGACGAATGGGACAACAGCTAGAGGAGGCTTCAGTGAGTGATCTCTTGATCCGATCACCAGAAGGTGAAGCTATGACCTATGATGTTAATGCTGTACAGAAAATGGTGGAGGTGTTTCTGTTGCAAGATCATAATAGTGAAATCGAGTCACTTGAAGAGGGAAATGAGATTCAGGAGCCAAGAGGGCCAGGGATTTTGTCTGACGCTACTAAGTTGATGGTGGCAAAATTGATAGATGGTTATCTTGCTGAGGTTGCAAAGGATCCCAACCTACCATCAGTAAAGTTCATTGATCTTGCAGAAATGGTATCTGGCATCACTCGGCCTTCACATGACGGGCTCTATCGAGCCATAGACATGTATCTAAAG GAACATCCAGGGATCGGCAAGAGCGATAAGAAGAGAATCTGCAAACTGATAGACTGCAAGAAACTATCTGCTGATGCATGCATTCATGCGGTACAAAATGAACGGCTTCCTCTACGTATGGTTGTGCAGGTATTATTTTTCGAGCAAGTCAGAGCCTCAGCATCATCAGGCAGCAGCACTCCCGACCTACCTAAAGCCATCAAGGATCTTACAAGTGGATCTCACAGCAGCTCAAGATCAGCCACGACGAACCCCGAAGAAGATTGGGATGCCGTCGCCATGGCTGAGGAGCTGAAGGCCCTCAAAGGGGAGCTAGCTTCCTTGAGGCTTGCTAATGGTAGAGGAAGTAGTGAAAGAAATGGGGATGGTAAAAATGGAATTGACAAAGCAGCTCTTAGTAAAATGAAAGGATTGCTCAAATCAAAGAAGCTTTTCACAAAGCTATGGTCAAGCAAAGGAGGAGGATACGGCGAAAACAGCGGGTCAGATTCATCAGAGAGCCTCGGTTCTGCTAATCAGGAGGAAGCTAAGTCAACACCTTCAAGGAACAGAAGGCATTCAGTTTCTTAG
- the LOC101211861 gene encoding 40S ribosomal protein S29: MGHSNVWNSHPKNYGPGSRTCRVCGNPHGLIRKYGLMCCRQCFRSNAKEIGFIKYR; encoded by the exons ATGGGACACTCGAACGTTTGGAACTCTCATCCTAAGAACTATGGACCTGGTTCTCGCACTTG TCGTGTGTGCGGAAATCCCCATGGGTTGATCAGGAAGTATGGACTTATGTGTTGCAGACAATGCTTCCGCAGCAATGCCAAGGAAATTGGTTTCATCAAG TACCGCTAA
- the LOC101211376 gene encoding histone deacetylase 6 gives MAEKAGSSSSTSNPLTLIIEDEVEEELLYGAGSGWVQALTSCDHLASLSSDLAHIPPPQTPCSQCQNPKENWVCLCCKDVFCSRFVNKHMLQHYEQSTHCLALSYSDLSVWCFSCDAYLDAQVIQELRPVHEVAYILKFGEAPPFR, from the exons ATGGCGGAAAAAGCCggttcatcttcttccacttCCAACCCACTG ACACTAATAATCGAAGATGAAGTTGAGGAAGAACTTTTATACGGTGCCGGATCGGGATGGGTCCAAGCTCTGACTTCTTGCGATCATCTCGCTTCCTTATCATCCGACCTCGCTCATATTCCGCCCCCTCAGACTCCCTGTAGCCA ATGCCAGAATCCCAAGGAGAATTGGGTGTGTTTATGCTGTAAGGATGTCTTTTGTAGTCGTTTTGTGAATAAGCACATGCTTCAACATTATGAGCAATCAACTCATTGTCTTGCACTCAGCTACAG TGATTTGTCAGTTTGGTGTTTCTCCTGCGACGCATATTTAGATGCACAAGTGATTCAGGAATTACGACCAGTACACGAAGTTGCCTACATACTGAAATTTGGCGAGGCTCCACCATTTCGATAA
- the LOC101217237 gene encoding FAD-linked sulfhydryl oxidase ERV1 → MSENPIQSLFQIAQKISTSIETHLSNLLSHSTPHSRSNHKPLSSPFSSSYATPSYPDTTSMQSIDVIHTPAAPVTKEVLGRATWTFLHILAAQYPDHPTRQQKKDVKELMAILSRMYPCGECADHFKEVLRANPVETGSHADFSRWLCRVHNVVNRSLGKPIFPCERVDARWGKLECEQRACDVLGSLPNFGEEDRH, encoded by the exons ATGTCTGAGAATCCCATCCAATCTCTCTTTCAAATTGCTCAAAAGATTTCTACTTCCATTGAAACCCATCTCTCCAATCTTCTCTCCCATTCGACCCCTCATTCACGCTCCAACCATAAGcctctttcttctccattttcgTCTTCCTATGCAACTCCCTCCTATCCTGACACAACTTCTATGCAATCTATTGACGTAATCCATACg CCTGCTGCACCTGTAACTAAGGAAGTACTTGGAAGGGCTACCTGGACTTTTCTTCACATCCTTGCTGCTCAG TACCCAGATCACCCAACGAGGCAGCAGAAGAAAGATGTAAAAGAATTG ATGGCAATATTATCTCGCATGTACCCTTGTGGAGAATGTGCCGACCACTTCAAAGAAGTTCTAAG GGCAAACCCCGTAGAGACTGGATCTCATGCTGATTTCTCCCGATGGCTATGCCGTGTACATAACGTTGTCAACAGAAG TCTTGGAAAACCAATATTCCCGTGTGAACGTGTCGATGCAAGATGGGGCAAATTGGAGTGTGAGCAACGCGCCTGCGACGTGCTCGGAAGCTTGCCAAATTTTGGGGAAGAAGATAGACATTGA
- the LOC101211126 gene encoding uncharacterized protein LOC101211126, with protein MLPRKDTSRIDTSELKAMIYRKLGHQRSDKYFDQLKKLLSLKTNKREFDKFCIQIIGREIIPLHNRLIRAILQNACVAKTPPVLSSTRKVGGNLSVKVVNGYQRSCLQSLHGDAFLSSPRKGRSPVSRDRKIRDRPSPLGPCGKPQNMALEEFASKAQEQQSATELHSLGSRPPVEMASVEDGEEVEQVAGSPGVQSRSPVTAPLGISMNFIGSGKTLSNVPVGSNYHVTTCQDVGELPDTRLLRTHLRKKLETEQIDISVDGVNLLNNALDVYLKRLIEPCLNFSRSRCERLKFTGNQPITGSRITFQEQHRHRAQQLNNGSLLDFRVAMQLNPQVLGREWTMQLEKISLRASEE; from the coding sequence ATGCTTCCCAGGAAAGACACTTCTCGTATAGACACTTCCGAGCTGAAAGCGATGATATATCGAAAGCTTGGGCATCAGAGATCAGATAAATACTTTGATCAGCTCAAGAAATTGTTAAGTTTAAAGACCAACAAAAGGGAATTCGACAAGTTTTGTATTCAGATTATTGGGAGGGAAATTATACCTCTTCATAATCGGCTTATTAGAGCGATTCTTCAAAATGCTTGTGTGGCTAAAACTCCCCCTGTTCTTAGCAGTACAAGGAAAGTTGGAGGCAATCTCAGTGTAAAGGTTGTGAATGGATATCAAAGGAGTTGTCTTCAATCACTTCATGGGGATGCattcctttcttctcctcGAAAGGGTAGGTCGCCGGTTAGTAGAGACCGTAAGATTCGAGATCGTCCAAGTCCTTTGGGACCATGTGGGAAGCCACAGAATATGGCACTTGAAGAATTTGCTTCTAAGGCACAAGAACAGCAAAGTGCCACAGAGTTACATTCTCTTGGCAGCCGTCCTCCCGTCGAAATGGCGTCTGTAGAAGACGGAGAAGAGGTTGAGCAGGTGGCTGGAAGTCCAGGAGTTCAAAGCAGAAGCCCAGTTACTGCTCCGCTTGGTATCTCGATGAACTTCATTGGTTCCGGTAAGACTCTCTCCAATGTTCCCGTTGGAAGTAATTACCATGTAACAACATGCCAAGATGTTGGCGAGTTACCAGACACGAGGTTGCTGAGAACTCATTTAAGGAAGAAGTTGGAAACGGAGCAGATTGATATATCTGTAGATGGTGTAAACCTTCTTAACAATGCATTGGATGTTTATTTAAAGAGGTTAATCGAGCCATGTTTGAATTTCTCTCGGTCAAGGTGTGAGCGACTGAAATTTACAGGCAATCAACCAATAACTGGCTCAAGAATCACATTCCAGGAACAACATCGGCATCGAGCTCAACAATTAAATAACGGATCCTTGTTGGACTTCCGTGTTGCAATGCAACTGAATCCTCAAGTACTTGGGAGAGAGTGGACGATGCAACTCGAGAAAATCAGTTTACGAGCTTCTGAAGAGTGA
- the LOC101210878 gene encoding PXMP2/4 family protein 4, whose product MNVTEKAQNFLCFFFCFASNFKPHFPFLPVNPKKMIGALRRSSGISGLLHFRHFSHLKGSKAAFEATAIVRKQNQPIRPYFRLPDSFRKAKEVGVFSSGQHSSASSFFSIVKVEFLEWYLAMIKCRPVLTKSITSAIIYTAADLSSQTISLSSSESYDLIRTVRMAGYGMLVLGPSLHYWFNLMSKLFPQKDLFSTFKKMAMGQGLFGPFMTAIFFSLNAFLQGESGAEIIARLKRDLLPTMLNGVMYWPVCDFITFRFVPVHLQALVSNSFSYVWTVYMTYMASLEKAVS is encoded by the exons ATGAATGTGACCGAAAAGGCGCAAAATTTtctctgtttcttcttttgtttcgcttcaaatttcaaacccCACTTCCCATTTTTACCCGTAAACCCTAAAAAGATGATCGGCGCCTTGCGGAGAAGCTCTGGGATTTCTGGGTTGTTACATTTTCGCCATTTTTCTCACTTGAAAGGTTCTAAGGCGGCTTTTGAAGCTACTGCGATCGTGAGGAAGCAAAATCAACCAATTCGGCCGTACTTCCGTTTGCCGGACTCTTTCAGGAAGGCGAAGGAGGTTGGTGTTTTTTCGTCGGGGCAGCACTCGTCTGCTTCATCGTTTTTTTCGATTGTGAAGGTTGAGTTTCTTGAATGGTATTTGGCGATGATCAAATGTCGTCCTGTTCTTACTAAGAGTATCACTTCTGCGATTATTTACACGGCTGCTGATTTGTCGTCTCAG aCCATTTCTCTGTCATCGTCAGAGTCATATGATTTAATTCGAACGGTACGGATGGCTGGATATGGTATGCTGGTTCTTGGGCCATCTCTCCATTACTGGTTCAACTTAATGTCAAAACTCTTCCCTCAGAAAGATCTATTCTCCACCTTCAAGAAAATGGCCATGGGCCAAGGTCTCTTTGGCCCTTTCATGACAgccattttcttctccttaaATGCATTTCTCCAAG GTGAAAGTGGTGCTGAAATTATTGCCCGATTGAAACGAGACTTGCTTCCTACAATGCTTAATGGCGTTATGTACTGGCCAGTTTGCGATTTCATCACGTTTAGATTTGTCCCTGTTCATCTTCAA GCGTTGGTGAGCAATTCTTTTTCGTATGTGTGGACAGTTTACATGACATATATGGCGAGCCTCGAGAAAGCTGTCTCGTGA
- the LOC101211625 gene encoding uncharacterized protein At2g23090 produces the protein MGGGNGQKAKMARERNLEKQKGAKGSQLDSNKKAMTIQCKVCMQTFMCTTSEVKCREHAEAKHPKSDVFTCFPHLQK, from the exons ATGGGAGGAGGCAATGGTCAGAAGGCTAAGATGGCTCGTGAGAGAAACTTGGAGAAACAAAAAGGCGCCAAGg GAAGCCAGCTTGATTCCAACAAAAAAGCTATGACTATTCAG TGCAAGGTGTGCATGCAAACATTCATGTGTACCACCTCAGAGGTGAAATGTAGGGAGCATGCTGAAGCAAAACACCCCAAATCTGATGTTTTCACCTGTTTCCCCCATCTTCAAAAGTGA
- the LOC101210394 gene encoding mediator of RNA polymerase II transcription subunit 28: MAERQPIDQQHSLDPQLQSSQSPREDMIAYVMALEAALLPCLPARELQAIDRSPHPSHQVDVERHARDFMEAAKKLQLYFIGLQREDQPTKVETLRKEISAIEEELKVKNEIIKKQEKLIEGWKKDLKDQLDKHNNELEKV, encoded by the exons ATGGCTGAACGACAACCAATCGACCAACAACATTCGCTTGATCCACAATTGCAATCATCACAGTCTCCAAGAGAAGATATGATTGCATATGTGATGGCCTTGGAAGCTGCTCTGCTTCCGTGCTTGCCTGCAAGAGAACTACAGGCAATAGACCGTTCTCCTCACCCTTCTCATCAAG TTGACGTGGAGAGACATGCTAGGGATTTCATGGAAGCAGCTAAAAAGCTTCAATTGTATTTCATTGGTTTACAGCGTGAGGATCAACCAACCAAAGTGGAAACACTAAGAAAG GAGATATCTGCCATTGAGGAGGaattaaaggtaaaaaatgaaataatcaaGAAACAGGAGAAACTCATTGAAGGATGGAAGAAGGATTTGAAAGACCAGTTAGACAAACATAACAATGAGTTAGAGAAAGTTTAA